In Palaemon carinicauda isolate YSFRI2023 chromosome 28, ASM3689809v2, whole genome shotgun sequence, the sequence tagatttagccagtatTCTCTATCTTcagctcttaaatcaatacatctccaatcatcatctcctacttcacgcttcatagtcctcagccatgtagatctggaacttccaacttttttagtaccttgtggagcccacttaaacctttcctgaactaatctctcttggggagtgccaagagcatgcccaaaccatctccatctacccctcactatgattttAGACTTgcaatattttacttttccaactaaggttgaatgacttctaataataataatgataatgacatttaCTGTTTTCTGTTGGAATAGCTCTGAAATCTATATTTCATTtgcataaacatttaaaaaaatgtgCAATAGAAATGCACAGTAATCTAAAAGTTTTGTTCAAGCTATGactagattgtagaatgatcttcctaatcaggtagttgaatctgtggaataataattttcatatcagtGCTGTTCATCTCGAGCGTGAACGATCGAAAATTCCCATAGAATTTTCAAGCATAAAAGCCAGTTCTTCAGTGAAAGTCATTTTTGAAGAGTCAATGACTTACAATGTGCCTTGAGAGTTTAGTGACTCAAGTTGAAAACAATTGACTAATGACTATTTGTAGTGATAGTCGTTGTGTAATGGGTCACAACGATATCTGAGAAGTTATGTGAGTGAAATAGTCTTCATTCAACCgttgtatttcttcttcttcttccccacatttatccctacattaagggatcggttgcctgatacgccctctgaAATGCCTTCTATCGaaatcatcctcttccaccaaaccttctctctccatgtcatccttcatttTTCTCTCTATCTGATTCTTAGATTATTCTTcatcttttccaccgttatccctacattaaggggttggttgcctgatacgtcctctccaatgccttcaatcaaaggtatcctcttccaccaaacctcttctctccctattatccttcaacttatctcaccatcttatttttcttcttcgccactgttatccctacattaaggggttggttgcctgatgcgctctctacaatgccttttatcaaaggcatcttcttccatcaAAACTCTTCTCTCCCTatcccttcaccttatctcgccatcttctTCTTCATCcccatcgttatccttacattaaggggtcggttgcctggcgcgtcctctccaataccttcaatcaagggcatcctcttccaccaaacctcttctctccctatcatccttcaacttatctcaccatctaattctctgccctatcttgatcttctccccctaacaggtccCTCCCAAGAGCTCCTCATTCTCTCCCCACTTAACTGGTTGTATTTTGTATGAATGTTCTCCaactttctcattattattattattattattattattattattattattattattattattatctaagcaacaaccccagttggaaaagcaggatgctttaagcccaagggctccatcggggaaaatatgccagtgaggaaaggaaatcaggattaTCATGATAGTTTCCGGATGGTCAGAGTTTTCAAAAGTGAGagaaataatgaaaggaaaattataagatgGTGAATATCCATTTTTCTGATCATGCcttttttcatttcaataaataCAATGCAAGTACATATTTGACCGATAGCGGAAATATATTTACAAcagatggatgatatatatatatatatatatatatatatatatatatatatatatatatatatatatatatatatatatatatatatatagaatatacagacATCTGATATACAGAGATATGCAAAAGAAAGTATATGAGGATActgctttaaaaatattttgaaaatatattattggAACCTGATGCATTTGCCTTTTTTACTCGTTGATCTGTCGCTTTTATTTCTATCCTTTGCAATCTCTTAATAACACATATCATGTTTTAATAAAAAGCTAAATTCGAATTCGCTCTCATGTGAAATATAAAAGCAGTTATGTAATTCATCTGGAAATAAGATGATATTTTGCTGAATATACTTCATCAGTCGAAGGTCCAAGTCATAATTCAATTCCGTATCATCGCAGTCTTGAAAAAAATCGAACGAGTCTTTAGCCACAAGATGGTGGAAAAGCAGCGCTGACGATGGTACAGTAAAACGACAGAGAGAATGTCGTCGACGTGTTTGTGGAGGTAGATGTGACGGTAAAGGTTGAAGATGTCGTAGACCAGATGGTAAGGGCTAATCCTTTCCGTTGGGTGCCGTCTAAGATTCCGCCATTTTGGATGTCAGCTTCCGGTTCCTCCAACATTCCGCTGTCTAAGCTGGTGCTGTTAACAACGAATATACAATGGactgaattttgttgttgttgtaagaacGATGAAAaagacttttaaaaaagaaaagtgatcgaaataataatgatttcataaCCTATCTGAATTGGTATGGTATAGGCTACTACAAGTTACAGACCGGTGGAACTTGATGTTaacgaagaaataagaaaatatatatcccagaggaaatttattttataataaactgAAAACACTGCAATCGAAACTTATAACTATCCGTATAAAATTGTTTCCTAACTGTTGATtcaaataaatcataaatcatgtcAGAACGTTTGAAGTTTGACCTATTCAATTTCAAGATCTTTGTTCTTCCTTATTTTTCTACTGCTATACGGACATAACATATTTATTAATATAGTATAATTAGATTAATCCGAGATTTCTAAGACTATGGTGACTTGCAATCTTatccgaagtctctctctctctctctctctctctctctctctctgtctcttaaaGAAAAACGACTGTAGACTGCAACAACCtcttcacacttagcacaaatcagtctagaggtaaAGGATATAAGCTGGAtttgaaaagatataacaccactcaatgtggtaatttctttacatacaaaatagctaatACTTGGAATAGTCTTCCATCGGATgaagtgaacagtaacatggtaaacgagttcaagaataagttagacaagatcataaaagctctctaaacgtttaaattaattccctctacccaagagcaaatggagtctccccggatggactaaaatgtctttgagacatccaaaatccttgtaactcctcgtaacacacacacacaaacacacacactctctctctctctctctctctctctctctctctctctctctctctctctctctctctctctctctctctctctcattcaagaataagttagacaagatcataaaggcTCTCTAAACGTttcaactaattcgctctacctaagagcaaatggagtttccacgGATGTTCTAAAAAGtcttagacatccaaaatccttatctctctctctctctctctctctctctctctctctctctctctctctctctctctctctctctcatccaaaaataatttagaaaacatCATAAAAgctctctaaacatttaaactaattcgctcaacctaagagcaaatggagtctccgcggatggactaaaaaatatTTGAGATACCCCAaatccttgtagctctctctctctctctctctctctctctctctctctctctctctctctctctctctctctctgtctctcattaCCTCACATCGCTTCGGGGCTGTATCCTAACATCCTCCATCCTTCGGAATCTCCTCTTCTGACAGTTCTTGGAACCGAAGAAGTTTGCGCAGG encodes:
- the LOC137622030 gene encoding uncharacterized protein, translated to MKVLCSFLLLVLLKLSLAKEASRDAEKARFLAAYSARTIITLTTQTSIIPYTCANFFGSKNCQKRRFRRMEDVRIQPRSDVSTSLDSGMLEEPEADIQNGGILDGTQRKGLALTIWSTTSSTFTVTSTSTNTSTTFSLSFYCTIVSAAFPPSCG